One part of the Chryseobacterium sp. 7 genome encodes these proteins:
- a CDS encoding DUF3667 domain-containing protein: protein MSHGKLREDKTCLNCGHQVEERFCPHCGQENIESRQPFHFLFTHFIEDFTHYDGQFWRTIQYLFTKPGLLTKEYLAGKRQLYVAPVKLYIFISFLTFFLPNVLPHAKEEEEKPSKAKTEEKAKKQKEVSKDIVKDLQKGGVLSHETVNAAQKALEDDTLKIKDGKERDELFDSTFDPKEASIMHAYSMKQYDSIMAKDDTGIYTIMRPIAGKVFELKEDGYSKNQIWEKYKENFIHTIPKALFVYLPIFAFFLWVFHNKKKWWYFDHGIFTLHYFSFLLLAILVFIVGEKIVSFLPSSSLLTLLYVLACLGLGLYMTVYFFVAHHRVYETKKRISILKGSVLFIINYIGLILMFMVLMYLSFIMLH, encoded by the coding sequence ATGAGCCACGGAAAACTAAGAGAAGACAAAACCTGCCTAAACTGCGGACACCAGGTTGAAGAAAGATTCTGCCCACACTGCGGACAGGAAAATATTGAAAGCAGACAGCCTTTTCATTTTCTGTTTACTCATTTCATTGAAGATTTTACCCATTATGATGGCCAGTTCTGGAGAACCATACAATATCTGTTTACCAAACCGGGATTACTTACTAAAGAATATCTTGCTGGTAAAAGACAATTATATGTGGCACCTGTAAAACTCTATATATTTATAAGTTTCCTTACATTCTTCCTTCCCAATGTTTTACCACATGCCAAAGAGGAAGAAGAAAAGCCAAGCAAAGCTAAAACCGAAGAAAAAGCAAAAAAACAAAAAGAAGTCTCCAAAGACATTGTAAAAGATTTACAAAAAGGAGGAGTTTTGTCACATGAAACCGTTAATGCAGCTCAAAAAGCACTGGAGGATGATACTTTGAAGATAAAGGATGGAAAAGAAAGAGACGAGCTTTTCGACAGCACGTTTGATCCTAAAGAAGCATCCATTATGCATGCTTACTCCATGAAACAGTATGACTCTATTATGGCGAAGGATGATACCGGGATTTATACTATCATGAGACCTATTGCAGGGAAAGTATTTGAATTGAAGGAGGACGGATACAGCAAGAATCAGATTTGGGAAAAGTATAAAGAAAATTTTATCCACACCATTCCGAAAGCGCTGTTTGTTTATCTGCCAATATTTGCCTTCTTTTTATGGGTGTTTCACAACAAGAAAAAATGGTGGTATTTTGATCATGGTATATTTACCCTTCACTATTTCTCATTTTTATTATTAGCGATACTGGTATTTATAGTAGGAGAAAAAATTGTAAGCTTTTTACCCAGCAGCAGCTTGCTTACCTTACTATATGTCTTAGCCTGCTTAGGACTAGGGCTTTATATGACAGTTTATTTCTTTGTAGCCCATCACAGGGTATATGAAACAAAAAAAAGAATCAGTATTCTGAAAGGTTCCGTATTATTTATTATCAATTATATCGGATTGATTCTGATGTTTATGGTATTGATGTACCTAAGCTTTATTATGCTGCATTAA
- a CDS encoding methylmalonyl-CoA mutase family protein — METQKYTPTNKVRIVTAASLFDGHDAAINIMRRVIQGTGCEVIHLGHDKSAEEVVNTAIQEDANAIALTSYQGGHNEYFKYIYDLLREKNSPQIKIFGGGGGVILPEEIKDLMSYGIDRIYSPDDGRELGLQGMIDDLVHRSDFATGKDVTAKDLDDISFENPSSIAQIISAVENFSEEKPELVKAIDEKSKDLTIPIIGITGTGGAGKSSLTDELVRRFLRSNTDKKIAIISIDPSKKKTGGALLGDRIRMNAINDPRVYMRSMATRENNVSVSPFIHSALNVLKLAHPDVIILETSGIGQSGSEVSDFADVSMYVMTPEYGASTQLEKIDMLDYADLVALNKSDKRGALDALQAVRKQFQRNHLLWESPLDDMPVYATKASQFNDHGTTELYNRLVSKVNDKFSELNLKTFVEQEITEEVTIIPPKRVRYLSEIVENNKQYDINIEKQAELARKMYHIEGVKNIISNDVLDAEYQKAEKELQQDNIDFLKTWDDTKKAFHAEFYSYFVRGKEIKVETSTESLSHLRIPKIALPKYNDWGDLIKWKGQENLPGSFPYTAGIYPFKRTGEDPTRMFAGEGGPERTNRRFHYVSAEMPAKRLSTAFDSVTLYGQDPALPPDIYGKIGNAGVSIATLDDAKKLYSGFDLVNALTSVSMTINGPAPMLLAFFMNAAIDQNVEKYIKENGLEAKVEAKLKEKFDDKGLERPKYNGELPPSNNGLGLQLLGLTGDEVIPADVYAEIKAKTIATVRGTVQADILKEDQAQNTCIFSTEFALRLMGDVQEYFITEKVRNFYSVSISGYHIAEAGANPVSQLAFTLANGFTYVEYYLSRGMDINDFAPNLSFFFSNGIDPEYSVIGRVARRIWAKAMKLKYGADERSQMLKYHIQTSGRSLHAQEIDFNDIRTTLQALYAIYDNCNSLHTNAYDEAITTPTEQSVRRAMAIQLIINKELGLAKNENPLQGSFIIEELTDLVEEAVYAEFDRITERGGVLGAMETMYQRSKIQEESMHYEWLKHTGEYPIIGVNTFLGKDGSPTVLPGEVIRSTEEEKQAQIESLHNFQQANEGKSEEALNQLQHAAINQQNLFEMMMDAVKYCSLGQITNALFEVGGKYRRNM, encoded by the coding sequence ATGGAAACCCAAAAATATACTCCAACCAACAAGGTAAGAATCGTAACTGCTGCCTCATTATTTGATGGGCATGATGCTGCGATCAATATTATGCGTCGTGTTATTCAGGGAACAGGATGCGAAGTGATCCACTTAGGACACGATAAATCAGCAGAGGAAGTTGTAAACACAGCCATCCAGGAAGATGCCAATGCAATTGCATTAACTTCATATCAGGGAGGTCACAATGAATATTTCAAATATATCTACGACCTTTTGAGAGAAAAAAATTCACCTCAGATCAAAATTTTTGGCGGCGGTGGCGGTGTAATTCTTCCGGAAGAAATTAAAGATCTGATGTCTTATGGAATCGACAGAATTTATTCTCCGGATGATGGCCGTGAGCTTGGACTTCAGGGAATGATTGATGATCTGGTACACAGATCAGATTTTGCTACAGGAAAAGATGTTACAGCAAAAGATCTTGACGATATCAGCTTTGAAAACCCTTCAAGCATTGCACAGATCATCTCAGCCGTTGAAAACTTTTCAGAAGAAAAACCTGAACTTGTAAAAGCAATCGACGAAAAATCTAAAGATTTAACCATTCCGATTATTGGTATCACAGGTACCGGAGGTGCGGGTAAGTCTTCTTTAACAGATGAATTGGTAAGACGTTTCTTACGTTCCAATACTGATAAAAAAATCGCTATTATTTCCATTGACCCTTCGAAAAAGAAAACCGGAGGTGCTTTATTGGGAGACAGAATCCGTATGAACGCGATCAATGATCCAAGAGTTTATATGCGTTCTATGGCTACCAGAGAAAACAACGTTTCTGTTTCTCCTTTCATTCACTCTGCACTGAATGTCCTGAAACTGGCTCATCCGGACGTAATCATCCTTGAAACTTCAGGAATCGGGCAGTCTGGTTCAGAAGTTTCTGATTTCGCAGATGTTTCCATGTATGTAATGACTCCTGAATATGGAGCTTCTACACAGCTGGAAAAAATCGACATGTTAGATTATGCAGATCTTGTCGCACTGAATAAATCTGACAAACGTGGTGCATTGGATGCACTTCAGGCGGTAAGAAAACAGTTCCAGAGAAACCATTTACTATGGGAAAGCCCATTAGACGATATGCCGGTATATGCAACCAAAGCATCTCAGTTTAATGATCACGGAACTACAGAATTATACAACAGATTAGTTTCAAAAGTAAATGATAAATTCTCTGAATTAAATCTAAAAACTTTTGTAGAACAGGAAATTACAGAAGAAGTAACCATCATCCCTCCGAAAAGAGTCCGTTACCTTTCTGAAATCGTTGAAAACAATAAACAATACGACATCAATATTGAAAAACAGGCAGAATTAGCCAGAAAAATGTATCATATTGAAGGCGTAAAAAATATCATTTCCAATGACGTTCTGGATGCTGAATATCAAAAAGCAGAAAAAGAACTTCAACAGGATAATATCGACTTCCTAAAGACTTGGGACGATACGAAAAAAGCTTTCCATGCAGAGTTTTATTCTTATTTCGTGAGAGGAAAAGAGATCAAGGTTGAAACTTCTACTGAATCTTTATCTCACTTAAGAATTCCAAAAATTGCATTACCAAAATACAATGACTGGGGAGATCTGATCAAATGGAAAGGACAGGAAAACCTTCCGGGAAGCTTCCCTTACACTGCAGGTATTTATCCGTTCAAGAGAACCGGAGAAGATCCTACAAGGATGTTTGCAGGAGAAGGAGGTCCTGAAAGAACTAACAGAAGATTCCATTATGTTTCTGCAGAAATGCCTGCAAAACGTTTATCTACAGCTTTTGACTCTGTTACATTATACGGTCAGGATCCGGCTTTACCACCAGATATTTATGGTAAAATCGGGAACGCGGGAGTTTCTATTGCAACACTGGATGATGCTAAGAAATTGTATTCCGGATTTGATCTTGTGAATGCATTGACTTCGGTTTCAATGACGATCAACGGTCCTGCACCAATGCTGCTGGCTTTCTTCATGAATGCTGCCATCGATCAGAATGTTGAAAAATATATCAAAGAAAACGGTTTAGAGGCTAAAGTAGAAGCTAAGCTGAAGGAAAAATTTGACGATAAAGGTTTAGAAAGACCAAAATACAACGGTGAACTTCCTCCATCCAATAATGGTTTGGGACTACAGCTATTAGGATTAACAGGTGATGAAGTGATTCCTGCAGATGTATATGCGGAAATCAAAGCAAAAACAATCGCTACTGTTCGTGGTACAGTTCAGGCTGACATCTTAAAAGAAGACCAGGCTCAGAATACATGTATCTTCTCTACAGAATTTGCATTGAGATTAATGGGTGACGTTCAGGAATATTTCATTACAGAAAAAGTAAGAAATTTCTACTCTGTTTCCATTTCGGGATACCACATTGCAGAAGCAGGAGCCAACCCGGTTTCTCAGCTGGCATTTACATTGGCGAATGGTTTCACGTATGTGGAATATTACTTAAGCCGTGGAATGGATATCAATGATTTTGCACCGAACTTATCTTTCTTCTTCTCTAACGGTATCGACCCTGAATATTCAGTAATCGGGCGTGTAGCAAGAAGAATCTGGGCAAAAGCGATGAAATTAAAATACGGCGCAGACGAAAGAAGCCAGATGCTGAAATACCACATCCAGACTTCAGGACGTTCTCTTCATGCTCAGGAAATTGATTTCAACGATATCAGAACCACTCTTCAGGCACTTTATGCAATCTATGATAACTGTAACTCTCTTCATACAAACGCTTATGATGAGGCAATTACAACGCCTACTGAGCAATCGGTAAGAAGAGCCATGGCTATTCAGCTGATCATTAATAAAGAATTAGGATTGGCTAAAAATGAAAACCCACTTCAGGGATCATTCATCATTGAAGAATTAACGGATCTTGTAGAAGAAGCTGTATATGCAGAATTCGACAGAATTACAGAAAGAGGAGGTGTTCTTGGAGCCATGGAAACCATGTATCAGCGTTCAAAAATCCAGGAAGAATCTATGCATTACGAATGGCTTAAGCATACCGGTGAATACCCGATTATTGGAGTAAATACATTCTTAGGAAAAGACGGTTCACCAACCGTTTTACCGGGAGAAGTTATCCGTTCTACAGAAGAAGAGAAGCAGGCACAGATTGAATCTCTTCATAACTTCCAGCAAGCGAATGAAGGCAAATCTGAAGAAGCTTTAAATCAACTTCAGCATGCAGCCATCAACCAGCAAAACTTATTTGAAATGATGATGGATGCCGTGAAATACTGTTCTTTAGGACAGATTACCAATGCTTTATTCGAAGTAGGTGGTAAGTACAGAAGAAATATGTAA
- a CDS encoding DUF6759 domain-containing protein, which yields MKKNFLTILFFTFLIPNFIQAQKGSKDILKSTNIKEIEEYLKNAHPDDPKKSVLKPKLIALKNSEWTKGARTAKPMEARPVIADIPKSALRNPNSDDAEEFKKLIAETSVQHKEKTVKLLNAMFNEDINRNEAILLFKNNSDCNIVLRIEGKEFYNLAVPARAENFIVLKKDSYTLNSNICDMKYSSLKDIKKSIFVTIENPNQSSKTEVKSAQKEPTPEKSPKKQKSKSKIG from the coding sequence ATGAAAAAAAATTTTTTAACGATTCTATTCTTCACATTTCTTATTCCCAACTTTATACAGGCTCAAAAAGGCAGTAAAGACATTTTAAAAAGCACAAACATTAAAGAAATTGAAGAATACCTGAAGAACGCACACCCTGACGATCCTAAAAAGAGCGTACTGAAACCTAAGCTTATTGCTTTAAAAAACTCCGAATGGACAAAAGGTGCCCGTACAGCCAAACCTATGGAAGCAAGGCCTGTAATTGCGGATATCCCGAAAAGTGCTTTGAGAAATCCTAATTCGGATGATGCTGAAGAATTTAAGAAGCTCATTGCTGAAACCTCCGTACAACACAAGGAAAAAACAGTGAAGCTCCTGAATGCCATGTTTAATGAGGATATTAACCGCAATGAGGCTATTCTTTTATTCAAGAATAATTCAGACTGCAATATCGTCCTGCGAATAGAAGGAAAAGAGTTTTACAACCTTGCTGTTCCAGCCCGTGCAGAAAACTTCATTGTCCTTAAAAAGGATTCATATACGCTCAACAGCAATATCTGCGATATGAAATATTCCTCACTGAAAGACATTAAAAAAAGTATATTTGTAACGATAGAGAATCCGAATCAATCCTCCAAAACAGAAGTGAAATCTGCCCAAAAGGAGCCAACACCGGAAAAGTCTCCGAAAAAACAAAAATCAAAAAGTAAAATAGGATGA
- the rplM gene encoding 50S ribosomal protein L13 — MNTLSYKTVSANKATANKEWVVVDAEGQPLGRLASTVAKILRGKHKTNFTPHVDCGDNVIVLNAGKITLSGNKWADKTYIWHTGYPGGQKSMTAAELQKKDSLKVLEKSVKGMLPKNRLGAAILKNLYLYEGTEHKHEAQQPKTINVNEFK, encoded by the coding sequence GTGAATACATTAAGTTACAAAACTGTTTCAGCGAACAAAGCTACTGCTAATAAAGAATGGGTTGTGGTAGACGCTGAAGGACAGCCGTTAGGAAGACTAGCTTCTACGGTTGCAAAGATTTTGAGAGGTAAGCACAAAACGAACTTTACACCTCACGTAGATTGTGGTGATAACGTAATCGTTTTGAATGCTGGGAAAATTACGCTTTCCGGAAATAAGTGGGCTGATAAGACTTACATCTGGCATACAGGATATCCTGGAGGACAGAAGTCTATGACTGCGGCTGAACTTCAAAAGAAAGATTCTTTAAAGGTATTAGAGAAATCTGTAAAAGGTATGTTGCCTAAAAACAGATTAGGAGCTGCTATCCTTAAGAACCTTTACTTATATGAAGGAACTGAGCACAAACATGAAGCTCAACAGCCTAAAACAATTAATGTTAACGAATTTAAATAA
- a CDS encoding diphthine--ammonia ligase has protein sequence MKPKALFNWSSGKDSALALYKILQEDQYEISTLLTSINQEFQRISMHGVHVSLLEKQAESLGIPLIKMELPKEPSMEEYQQIMSKTMTEIQAQGITHSVFGDIFLEDLRKYREDQLNTIGIKAVFPLWKQNTSHLIHEFLDLGFKTIVTCVNGSYLDKSFAGRIIDQKFIDDLPENVDPCGENGEFHTFTFDGPIFKNPIQFEIGETVKKTYPKPKTSPDEEDGEYVFWFCDLL, from the coding sequence ATGAAACCAAAAGCCTTATTCAACTGGAGCAGCGGAAAAGATTCTGCCCTTGCCCTTTATAAAATACTACAGGAGGATCAATATGAAATTTCTACACTACTTACCAGCATCAATCAGGAGTTTCAAAGAATTTCTATGCATGGTGTACATGTCTCTCTTTTAGAAAAACAGGCAGAAAGCCTCGGAATTCCGTTAATTAAAATGGAGCTTCCCAAAGAGCCATCCATGGAAGAATACCAGCAAATTATGAGTAAAACAATGACTGAAATACAGGCTCAGGGTATTACTCATTCTGTTTTTGGGGATATTTTCCTAGAAGACCTGCGAAAATACAGAGAAGACCAACTAAATACCATCGGGATAAAAGCTGTATTTCCTCTTTGGAAACAAAATACCTCCCACCTCATCCATGAATTTTTAGATCTTGGCTTTAAAACCATTGTAACCTGCGTCAATGGATCTTACCTTGATAAAAGCTTTGCCGGACGAATTATTGATCAGAAATTCATTGATGATCTTCCTGAAAATGTAGATCCATGCGGAGAAAATGGGGAATTTCATACCTTTACTTTTGATGGGCCGATTTTCAAAAATCCAATTCAGTTTGAAATTGGAGAAACAGTAAAGAAAACGTATCCTAAACCAAAAACATCTCCTGATGAAGAAGATGGAGAATACGTTTTCTGGTTTTGTGATCTGCTATAA
- the rpsI gene encoding 30S ribosomal protein S9 gives MSIVHKIGRRKTSVARVYVKPGSGVITVNGKDAKEYFSTDVMVYKLNQPFILSETVGQYDVTVNVFGGGNTGQAEAIRLGISRALCEINAEFRLALKPAGLLTRDARMVERKKPGQKKARKRFQFSKR, from the coding sequence ATGTCTATAGTTCACAAAATCGGAAGAAGAAAAACTTCTGTAGCTAGAGTTTATGTAAAACCAGGTTCTGGTGTTATTACAGTAAACGGTAAAGATGCTAAAGAATATTTCTCTACAGACGTGATGGTTTACAAACTAAACCAACCGTTTATCCTTTCTGAGACTGTTGGTCAGTATGATGTTACCGTAAATGTTTTCGGTGGTGGAAATACGGGTCAGGCAGAAGCTATCAGATTAGGTATTTCAAGAGCTTTATGCGAGATCAACGCTGAGTTCAGATTAGCATTAAAGCCTGCTGGTTTACTTACAAGAGACGCAAGAATGGTGGAAAGAAAGAAGCCAGGTCAGAAAAAAGCAAGAAAGAGATTCCAATTCTCAAAACGTTAA
- the rpsB gene encoding 30S ribosomal protein S2, protein MAKANVKDLLEAGVHFGHMTRKWNPNMAPYIFMEKNGIHIVDLHKTAVKLDEACSALEKLTSAGKKVLFVATKKQAKEVVAKHASELNMPYITERWPGGMLTNFVTIRKAVKKMNSIDKMKKDGTFETLSKKERLQVDRQRANLEKNLGSIADMVRLPSAVFVVDILREHIAVTEAKKLGIPVFGIVDTNSDPRKVDFVIPGNDDASKSIDMILSVVSESIKEGQSQRKADKEKSKEEGEKVSADTDADFDAE, encoded by the coding sequence ATGGCAAAAGCAAATGTAAAAGACCTTTTAGAGGCTGGTGTACACTTCGGTCACATGACTAGAAAGTGGAACCCAAATATGGCTCCATACATTTTTATGGAGAAAAACGGTATTCACATTGTAGACTTACATAAAACAGCAGTTAAATTAGATGAAGCGTGCAGCGCTTTAGAAAAATTAACTTCTGCAGGTAAAAAAGTTCTTTTCGTAGCTACTAAGAAACAAGCGAAAGAAGTGGTTGCAAAACATGCTTCAGAACTTAATATGCCTTATATTACTGAAAGATGGCCAGGTGGTATGCTAACGAACTTCGTTACGATCAGAAAGGCTGTAAAGAAGATGAACTCTATCGACAAAATGAAAAAAGACGGTACGTTCGAAACTTTATCTAAAAAAGAAAGATTACAGGTTGACAGACAAAGAGCTAACCTAGAGAAGAACTTAGGTTCTATCGCTGACATGGTGAGACTTCCATCTGCTGTATTTGTAGTTGATATCTTAAGAGAGCACATCGCGGTAACTGAAGCTAAGAAACTTGGTATTCCAGTTTTCGGTATCGTTGATACAAACTCTGACCCTAGAAAAGTTGACTTCGTTATCCCAGGAAACGATGATGCTTCTAAGTCTATTGATATGATCCTTAGCGTAGTTTCTGAATCTATCAAAGAAGGTCAGTCTCAAAGAAAAGCTGATAAAGAAAAATCTAAAGAAGAAGGAGAAAAAGTATCTGCTGATACAGATGCTGATTTCGATGCAGAATAA
- a CDS encoding DUF6759 domain-containing protein, translated as MRKLFVFAGISLILASCNVNYGSYPGRTSYPYPTSNAGNSANTEREYSELIKTYKPETADVLNDLLNSDDPKNPRTSISVENKSSCNMVLTVSGGNFFKKIPIGAGKIGYTMVPKNQNYRLSGVVCNSAYQSTKFVTTSYSIKLSN; from the coding sequence ATGAGAAAACTGTTCGTTTTTGCCGGAATTTCATTGATTCTTGCCAGTTGTAATGTAAATTATGGCAGCTACCCGGGAAGGACCTCCTACCCTTACCCAACCAGCAATGCAGGAAACAGTGCCAACACGGAAAGAGAATATAGTGAACTGATAAAAACCTATAAACCGGAAACAGCTGATGTTCTTAATGATCTTCTTAACAGTGATGATCCTAAGAATCCCAGAACCTCTATTTCGGTAGAAAACAAATCTTCATGTAATATGGTGCTTACGGTAAGCGGAGGTAATTTCTTTAAGAAAATCCCTATTGGTGCCGGAAAAATAGGATATACAATGGTTCCTAAAAATCAGAATTACAGATTATCCGGAGTTGTTTGTAACTCGGCTTATCAGTCTACAAAGTTTGTCACAACTTCTTATTCTATAAAACTTTCAAATTAA
- the trmB gene encoding tRNA (guanosine(46)-N7)-methyltransferase TrmB → MGKNKLARFAENKILPNVIQPTREDALNGFELKGKWRDNFFKNNNPIVLELGCGKGEYSVGLAKTFPEKNFIGVDIKGARFWFGAKEAVDNNMTNVAFLRTQIELVDYFFAENEVDEIWITFPDPQIKYKRTKHRLTHPDFLNRYKKFLKPGGIIHLKTDSEFLHGYTLGYLQGAGYEIISAHHDIYGAPEYDPNTEHLRDIKTYYEELFSAKGKTITYIKFRIS, encoded by the coding sequence ATGGGCAAGAATAAATTAGCAAGATTCGCAGAAAACAAAATATTACCAAATGTAATCCAACCAACAAGAGAAGATGCTTTAAATGGTTTCGAACTTAAAGGAAAATGGAGAGACAATTTCTTTAAAAACAACAATCCGATTGTATTGGAATTGGGCTGTGGTAAAGGAGAATATTCTGTAGGACTGGCAAAAACATTCCCTGAAAAAAACTTTATCGGAGTTGATATTAAAGGGGCCAGATTTTGGTTTGGTGCTAAAGAAGCTGTAGATAACAACATGACGAATGTGGCTTTTTTAAGAACACAAATAGAGCTTGTAGATTATTTCTTTGCTGAAAATGAGGTAGACGAAATCTGGATTACGTTCCCGGATCCACAAATAAAATACAAAAGAACAAAACACAGATTAACACATCCGGACTTTTTAAACCGTTATAAGAAGTTCCTGAAGCCAGGAGGAATTATTCACCTGAAAACCGATTCAGAATTTCTGCATGGGTATACCCTTGGATATTTACAGGGTGCAGGCTATGAGATTATTTCTGCTCACCATGATATCTATGGTGCCCCTGAATATGATCCTAATACGGAACATTTGAGAGACATCAAAACGTATTATGAAGAGCTATTCTCGGCAAAAGGAAAAACGATTACTTACATTAAATTCCGGATCAGCTGA